The Antedon mediterranea chromosome 11, ecAntMedi1.1, whole genome shotgun sequence genome window below encodes:
- the LOC140063053 gene encoding otoferlin-like isoform X5 — protein sequence MALLVTLKSAGGFRGRGGKIGRVTFRGVTQTTQVIENAGFEAVWDEVFEWGIGSPITANETIEVSVFIFNKFLSNRLIGRFQMVLQEILQTGHVSISEPLVDANNTNTDIVVSFDLEYQAPDGTVGNWMATSFAPVEYPTSYSMDDLSAYDEDGQYQPSLYSQTFQHMKGETASMYSVNSRKSRMSAITKFMKGKKKRRLNDTSSLSGQDESRLGSFYSDPGLMEAGLGMEGMIPDDTSSIASEVEEVPIVKKQAPPGGEVYALKPQDFQVNVTVLEARNLAGLNIDPVVCVQVGDQKKYTSVKESTNCPFWDELFVFDFVEAPLMMFDKIVKVTALHSRNILRSGTVIGMFKLDVGTIYYAPDHCYYHKWAIMIDPEDVNGGPKGYVKLDITVLGKGDQVKTPKARNDDQDDDIESNLFLPEGVSPDRQLAKFYVKVYKAENLPVMNSGMLANVKKVFTGELTDLVDPYVEVTFAGQVSKTSVQKHRYEPNWNEQIVFKELFPPLCRRIKVQLKDKDSMMDDIIGTTYIDLAKISCDGPDGFLPTYGPSWVNLYGSTRQFSSMDSNSFLNLGVGEGCSYRGRLLIAMKSEMTDSSTESGAISVEVEPSLPISENAAGKREEFFFFGSVFDASMIDMGCGNKPISFEFSIGVHGNQLDGKSNRSSKPQNDDSSDEDDDDETQLLQQAARMAEEKAGVSTTLPIKPETKDKNYYHIPYEERKPVVFLRFPKEDHRRRFYNMNILSKIADKFESGLGEANDRIVRDRPRPDRPFKRTMLEFAEGLMNYSKLTKGTGGGSAAGKTKLDKERNKMLIREVLSIVKKTNLVVYRGAKNADDVHRMEKEDKTFKDHLRKKVGKMRLDKFRKPTVMEMREKMKLAKSLLQRIKHLAAEPQHCLPDLFVWMLCGGKRTAYCRIPSRKLIFSIVGEEKGEMCGKINTIFLRLPGKKASGPEGWAVQAKLDVYLWLGLNKHRRDVMKGLPTGFEQTKDVKAIMKPSGIPPMLITYKVQRTFQLRCHMYQARSIIGSDDSGLSDPFARVIFGDQVRESQVIEETLSPTWDELLLFEQVTIYGNKKDLKEDPPTIAVEVFDHDLGGGTEFIGRALVKPVIKLPDDVYCKPRFPPMLAWYNIYRGQTPAGEILCALEMIELTPEGEVPPGVLALEAPPNMGSKKGPIMPVPTEIKPVMSRFRVELMFWGVREMKRLQLTKVDRPKVDIECAGHIISSSVIFNANKNPNFTDNVKFLDVDLPENEIYCPPLTIRVVDCRSFGRYTLVGTHVVNSLANYKVKMVKPEPEKPAILEGEENVEEGGVAAIIEIDNVDGSGSYAGSRAGSRAGSRIQSRAGSIVPSQNGSITNGDDTQLLIPQANGPPNGIISDQISVHMGIDNLAVDVISNNNVSRRNSMKSHYSEKPMSVRAMSITAESIKEGSIKAGSIKAESVKAQSVIGDDIAIGIPEEGREGGTPEEPGRPAPTPGQTTAPGGDAPPASQATAGGEGAAPAPAGGDGGGKDKEEEIQLDWWSRYFATKKMMNMDAEGSEDEAEEALDEADFDLENIDEFDHRGLDDRDFGEDEGGSVYDADEFNKPQKPKVDLKVATMKGFKKMTSGAKGLMKKKEVDDGDDDAELALAMATMKEPEKVDEYITPITIYPCELEAVPEFEGFREWMDVFPLFRGKDTGEDEDENARLSGKFKGGIRLYTWPLPEGEKMQTLNRGDQFFGFFQGLPSIEPVKVLVRVYVVKAIDLHPADTNGKADPYLQILLGSKKVNDKENYVSKQLNPTFGKCFEFECLFPMESKLTIQVFDWDMVGSDDIIGQTEVDLENRYYSKHRAVCGICKDYAIFGYNNWRDPQKPSQILKGLCKEYKLDGPHFSNGTCRVEQVEYSGEQFVSDETGNQKPSDEPAALEMLKRWDTVLPDAKLVPEYLETRPLYHPDKPGVEQGRLEMWVDLFPMDSPLPSAPVDITPRKPKKYELRVIIWNTEDVVLEDASVLTGEKMSDIFVKGFYTDPNEDLQATDVHYSSLTGEGNFNWRFIFPFEYLEAEQKIVMKKKESILSVDETEYKLPPRLTLQVWDADAFSADDFLGAVVLDLTKFPRGAKTAKRCTIDMMKDPKVPQMNLFKVKRHKGFWPFLAPNEEGEEELQGKVEAELILMTEEEAEKSPAGHGRDEPDPMEKPKRPDTSFSWLMNPWKSFRYILFDRLKWILLKLFLFALVIAFIVLFIYASPGYLVKKILGA from the exons GAGTAACTCAAACAACACAAGTTATAGAGAATGCAGGGTTTGAAGCTGTTTGGGATGAG GTTTTTGAATGGGGGATTGGTTCACCAATCACAGCCAATGAAACAATTGAAGTTTCTGTGTTCATCTTCAACAAATTCCTAAGCAATCGCTTGATTGGTCGATTCCAGATGGTCTTGCAAGAAATACTACAAACAGGTCATGTCAGCATTAGTGAACCGTTAGTCGATGCAAATAATACTAACACAGAC ATTGTAGTATCGTTTGATCTGGAGTACCAGGCCCCAGATGGCACTGTAGGCAACTGGATGGCAACCAGTTTTGCACCAGTTGAATATCCCACCTCCTACTCTATGGATGACCTCAGTGCCTACGATGAAGATGGACAGTACCAGCCCAGCTTGTATAGTCAAACATTTCAACACATGAAGGGAGAAACTGCGTCAATGTACAGTGTCAATTCAAGAAAAAG ccGGATGAGTGCAATTACAAAGTTCATGAAAGGAAAGAAAAAGCGACGTTTAAACGACACATCTAGTCTAAGTGGACAAGACGAAAGTAGATTGG gGAGTTTTTACTCAGACCCAGGCTTGATGGAGGCTGGTCTCGGAATGGAAGGGATGATACCAGATGATACATCTTCTATTGCCAGTGAGGTAGAAGAAGTTCCAATCGTAAAGAAACAGGCGCCACCAGGAGGTGAAGTTTATGCACTCAAACCGCAAGATTTTCAG GTAAATGTAACAGTGTTAGAAGCCCGCAACTTAGCTGGTCTCAACATCGATCCAGTGGTATGCGTTCAAGTTGGAGATCAGAAGAAATACACAAGTGTTAAAGAATCCACAAATTGCCCATTCTGGGATGAG CTTTTTGTGTTTGATTTTGTTGAGGCTCCACTAATGATGTTTGACAAAATTGTTAAAGTTACT GCGCTTCATTCTAGAAATATTCTACGTTCGGGAACTGTTATAGGCATGTTCAAACTTGATGTTGGAACTATTTACTATGCACCAG acCACTGTTATTATCACAAATGGGCTATTATGATTGACCCAGAAGATGTAAACGGAGGGCCAAAAGGTTATGTCAAACTGGACATCACAGTGTTGGGCAAAGGAGACCAGGTCAAAACACCTAAAGCCAGAAATGATGACCAGGATGACGACATAGAAAG CAACTTATTTTTACCAGAGGGAGTATCACCAGATAGACAGCTAGCTAAGTTTTATGTAAAGGTATACAAGGCAGAGAATCTACCCGTTATGAACTCTGGCATGTTGGCTAATGTTAAGAAAGTCTTTACTGGTGAGCTCACTGACCTTGTTGACCCTTATGTAGAAGTCACATTTGCAGGACAGGTT tcCAAGACTTCAGTACAAAAGCATCGCTACGAGCCAAACTGGAATGAACAGATTGTCTTTAAGGAGCTGTTCCCACCATTGTGTCGACGCATCAAGGTCCAGTTGAAGGACAAAGACAGCATGATGGATGACATCATAGGGACAACGTACATTGACTTGGCAAAGATATCTTGTGATGGACCAGATG GGTTTTTACCAACATATGGCCCTTCATGGGTAAACCTCTATGGATCAACCAGACAGTTCTCCAGTATGGATAGTAATAGCTTTCTAAATCTGGGTGTCGGCGAAGGTTGCTCATATCGAGGGCGTCTGCTAATTGCCATGAAAAGCGAAATGACTGACAGTTCAACCGAGTCTGGCGCCATCAGTGTTGAAGTGGAACCTTCATTGCCAATATCAGAG AATGCTGCAGGAAAGCGAGAGGAATTCTTTTTCTTCGGCAGTGTGTTTGACGCCTCTATGATTGATATGGGTTGTGGTAACAAGCCTATATCATTTGAATTCTCAATTG gTGTCCATGGTAACCAATTAGATGGCAAGAGTAACCGAAGTTCAAAACCACAAAATGATGACAGCAGTGATGAAGACGATGATGATGAAACTCAGTTACTGCAGCAGGCAGCCAGAATGGCGGAGGAAAAAGCTGGAGTTTCTACAACACTTCCTATCAAGCCTGAAACCAAAGACAAGAACTATTATCACATTCCATATGAAGAGCGAAAACCTGTTGTCTTCCTTCGTTTTCCTAAAGAGGACCATCGACGACGATTCTATAACATGAACATTCTGTCAAAAATTGCTGATAAATTT GAAAGTGGTCTTGGTGAGGCGAATGACAGAATAGTACGAGATAGGCCCAGACCAGATCGCCCATTCAAAAGAACCATGTTGGAATTTGCTGAAGGATTGAT GAATTATTCAAAGCTTACTAAAGGAACAGGTGGCGGCTCAGCTGCAGGCAAGACAAAGCTTgacaaagaaagaaataaaatgctTATTAGAGAAGTG cTATCgattgttaaaaaaacaaatttggtaGTATACAGAGGTGCAAAGAATGCAGACGATGTACACAGGATGGAGAAAGAAGATAAAACATTTAAG GACCATTTACGAAAGAAGGTTGGAAAGATGCGGTTAGATAAGTTCAGGAAACCAACAGTAATGGAGATGAGGGAGAAGATGAAACTTGCTAAATCCCTCCTGCAACGAATAAAACATCTTGCTGCTGAG cCACAACACTGTTTGCCAGATCTGTTTGTATGGATGTTGTGTGGAGGAAAACGCACAGCCTATTGTCGCATCCCTTCAAGAAAACTCATTTTTTCCATAGTTGGCGAAGAAAAGGGGGAAATGTGCGGCAaaatcaataccatatttttaAGG cTACCAGGAAAGAAAGCATCTGGACCTGAAGGCTGGGCAGTACAAGCTAAGCTTGATGTGTACTTATGGTTAGGCCTCAACAAGCACCGCCGTGATGTCATGAAAGGCCTACCAACAGGCTTTGAACAAACCAAAGATGTAAAGGCTATCATGAAACCTTCTGGAATACCTCCAATGCTTATCACATACAAAG TGCAACGCACCTTTCAGTTACGCTGTCACATGTACCAAGCAAGGAGTATCATTGGTTCAGATGATTCAGGTCTTTCAGATCCCTTCGCAAGAGTTATATTTGGAGATCAAGTGAGAGAATCACAG gTTATTGAAGAAACACTGTCACCAACTTGGGATGAACTTCTACTTTTTGAACAAGTTACGATCTATGGCAACAAGAAAGACTTGAAGGAGGATCCGCCCACAATAGCGGTGGAAGTGTTTGATCATGATCTAGGG ggCGGAACCGAATTCATAGGCCGTGCATTAGTTAAACCAGTCATCAAGCTCCCAGACGACGTATACTGTAAACCAAGGTTTCCTCCTATGTTGGCTTGGTATAATATATATCGTGGACAAACGCCAGCAGGTGAAATACTGTGTGCATTAGAAATGATTGAG TTAACACCAGAGGGTGAAGTACCACCAGGTGTACTTGCTCTTGAAGCCCCTCCTAATATGGGTTCCAAAAAGGGCCCTATTATGCCAGTGCCTACTGAAATCAAACCAGTTATGTCCCGATTTAGAGTTGAA ctcATGTTCTGGGGTGTACGTGAAATGAAGAGACTACAATTGACAAAAGTTGACCGACCCAAAGTGGACATAGAATGTGCTGGACATATCATTTCATCATCCGTCATTTTCAATGCAAACAAAAATCCAaattttacagataatgttaAATTTTTAGACGTG GACCTTCCAGAAAATGAAATCTACTGTCCACCTCTAACAATTCGAGTGGTAGACTGTCGCAGCTTTGGACGTTACACATTGGTGGGTACACATGTGGTCAACTCTCTTGCCAATTATAAAGTGAAGATGGTTAAACCAGAGCCGGAGAAACCAG CCATACTTGAAGGAGAGGAAAATGTTGAGGAAGGGGGAGTAGCAG caATCATTGAAATAGATAATGTTGACGGTAGTGgatcttatgctggttcacgtGCAGGCTCTCGTGCTGGTTCTCGTATTCAGTCTCGTGCTGGTTCAATAGTGCCCTCACAGAATGGGTCAATCACGAATGGTGATGATACACAATTGTTGATTCCGCAAGCAAATGGACCGCCGAACGGTATCATCAGCGACCAG ATTTCTGTACATATGGGCATTGACAACTTAGCTGTGGATGTGATATCCAATAATAACGTTTCACGTCGCAACTCGATGAAAAGCCATTACTCCGAGAAGCCAATGTCTGTGAGGGCGATGTCTATAACGGCTGAATCGATTAAAGAAGGGTCAATAAAAGCAGGCTCTATAAAAGCCGAATCCGTCAAGGCGCAATCAGTAATAGGTGACGACATAGCTATTGGGATTCCCGAGGAAGGTCGTGAAGGTGGCACACCTGAAGAGCCCGGCAGGCCAGCTCCTACGCCAGGCCAGACAACTGCCCCAGGAGGTGATGCACCACCAGCTTCACAG GCCACAGCAGGGGGTGAAGGGGCAGCTCCTGCACCAGCTGGAGGGGATGGAGGTGGCAAAGATAAGGAAGAAGAGATTCAATTAGATTGGTGGTCTAGGTATTTTGCAACTAAGAAAATGATGAACATG GATGCTGAAGGAAGTGAAGATGAAGCAGAAGAAGCTCTTGACGAGGCTGACTTTGATCTGGAGAACATTGATGAGTTTGACCATCGTGGTCTTGATGACAGAGACTTTGGTGAAGATGAAGGTGGATCAG TTTATGATGCTGATGAGTTTAATAAACCTCAGAAACCAAAAGTTGATTTGAAAGTGGCCACTATGAAAGGCTTCAAGAAAATGACATCTGGTGCTAAAGGTCTGATGAAGAAGAAAGAAGTTGATGATGGAGATGATGATGCAGAATTAGCATTGGCCATGGCAACG ATGAAAGAACCCGAAAAG GTTGATGAATATATTACACCAATTACA ATTTATCCTTGCGAACTTGAAGCGGTGCCAGAGTTTGAGGGTTTCCGGGAGTGGATGGATGTGTTCCCGCTGTTCCGTGGAAAAGATACCGGAGAAGATGAGGATGAAAATGCAAGATTGTCAGGAAAGTTTAAG ggtGGTATAAGATTATATACATGGCCCTTGCCAGAAGGAGAGAAGATGCAGACATTGAACAGAGGGGATCAATTCTTTGGTTTCTTCCAAGGACTGCCATCCATTGAACCAGTAAAGGTGTTGGTTCGAGTCTATGTTGTCAAAGCAATTGATCTTCACCCAGCTGACACTAATGGCAAG GCTGACCCATATCTGCAAATTCTTCTCGGAAGCAAGAAAGTAAATGATAAAGAAAACTATGTTTCCAAGCAGCTCAATCCAACATTTGGAAA GTGTTTTGAGTTTGAGTGTTTGTTTCCAATGGAATCGAAACTCACCATTCAAGTGTTTGACTGGGATATGGTAGGGTCTGATGACATCATAGGTCAAACAGAAGTTGACCTCGAGAATCGATACTACAGTAAACACCGTGCTGTATGCGGAATATGCAAAGACTATGCAAT CTTTGGATACAATAACTGGAGAGATCCACAGAAGCCAAGTCAGATCTTAAAAGGTCTGTGTAAAGAGTACAAACTTGATGGACCCCATTTCTCAAATGGAACCTGCCGCGTTGAACAAGTTGAATACTCTGGAGAACAATTTGTTTCAGATGAAACTG gcAATCAGAAGCCTAGCGATGAACCTGCAGCTCTTGAAATGTTAAAACGTTGGGACACAGTACTACCTGATGCTAAACTTGTACCAGAATACTTAGAGACCAGGCCATTGTACCATCCTGATAAACCGGGCGTGGAACAG GGACGGCTAGAGATGTGGGTGGACTTGTTCCCAATGGACAGCCCGCTCCCCAGTGCTCCTGTAGACATCACACCAAGAAAACCAAAGAAGTATGAACTGAGAGTGATCATCTGGAATACAGAGGATGTTGTTCTTGAAGATGCATCAGTATTAACTGGTGAAAAGATGAGCGACATATTTGTCAAGGG GTTCTACACTGATCCTAATGAAGATTTACAGGCGACTGATGTTCATTATAGTTCTCTCACTGGAGAAGGCAACTTCAACTGGCGCTTCATCTTCCCATTTGAATACTTAGAAGCCGAGCAAAAGATTGTCATGAAAAAGAAGGAATCCATTTTGTCTGTAGATGAAACAGAGTACAAATTGCCGCCAAGATTGACATTGCAAGTCTGGGATGCGGACGCTTTTTCTGCCGACGATTTCTTAG GTGCAGTGGTTCTTGACTTGACTAAGTTTCCACGAGGTGCAAAGACCGCCAAACGCTGCACTATAGATATGATGAAGGACCCTAAGGTGCCACAGATGAACTTGTTTAAAGTTAAGAGGCACAAAGGATTCTGGCCATTTCTGGCCCCTAATGAAGAAGGAGAGGAGGAACTACAG GGCAAAGTGGAAGCAGAACTAATACTGATGACTGAAGAAGAGGCAGAAAAGAGCCCTGCTGGCCACGGACGTGATGAACCAGACCCCATGGAGAAACCAAA